The genome window TTCAAGTATTCTGGCACATCCTTGCTCTTCAAAACCCCAACTACCTCTATCATTTCCTCTTCCAATTTTTGACTCCAACCATTTCCATCTATTAATTTTCCTTCAGCCCCTTGAGCTCTTctgtgattttgttttggccACCAGATTGTTGGTTCCACAGTTTTGGGGAATTTATCCAGCATTTCACCTAACAAAGGAAGTGGGTAGGCTCTGTCCAATGCCAAGACTTTCTCCATTGCTTCATTCACATCCACCATAGTATTTTCGCTGTGAAGTGATAGTGTTGTTTGAATCTGGGCATGAAGCTGCTTGAACAATCTTGCTGCGTATCTCTGTTCTTCAGCAAGTTGGGATGGTTGGATTTTGTTCATCACCACCAACATTCCAGTGGCTGCTACATAAAGTATAGTGGAAGAGAGCTTGAGAGCCATGAAGGGTGCTCGTGCTCCGGTTGTAACAGCGCAAGTGGTGGCAGCAATTCCTGCCATGGTTGCAGCAGCGAGAGTAATTGCATTGATGGACATCAAAAGGAGGTGGTTCCAATTGTCACGCTGTGCTCCAATATTCTTATGCATCTCCACTCTATCTGCAATAGCCTCCATGATAGCATACAGCTTAGAAGTAACCATTGGATCATCAGAATGATTTACACTGTTATTACTTGGGATTTTGTAACCATTACTTGTGATGTCCAAGTTGTCAACCAAACTTCTGGATGGGAGCTTGGGAAGAGAAATTGGACTCACCTGGAATTTTGGTGCATTATTGGTGGTGGCTTTAATTGCTCCTCCTTTAGGAAAACGCATTTGATCAGGCGAACCCATCAAACAAAAGATGCTTGAAACTTGAAAGGTTgccatattttctttttggctcgATCAAACTGTCAAACTTAGGAGGTGGTTGTTGATAGTTTGAATATTATGCTCAACCTCTCATGGCTTATTAGATCACTTCTCATCTATTGTGTTTGGTCAACCACTTCTCCCCTTGGGGTTTGAGCTTTGACACAATATTCAGTTTGGAGGGCTGAGGCACCGATATTAATAATGTGCCTACTcctaacttttgttttgtaaaaatatttcATGGACAACAAGAATAAATTGTCAGTCCATTTTAGTTTAATCTagtttatctattttttttaaaataaaatattatgaacgtggttttttaataaacaaaaccaatttcttAGGCAAAAggaatatttgtttttaaaaattaatttccaaaGAATCCGAAGAAATCTTCATTCTAATCCAATATTTGTCGTAAACTGTTGGTCTAcattttaattgatttctCAATTTTGGCAATGGCCTAGTAGGCCTTAGTGGCATTACCCCCTCTCATCCTCACGTGGATGAATTAAAATACATGTAAAGTGATGTACGGATGCTTAATGTGCTCTCTATTGGTGCAAAGATGATGTGTTTTTCATCATCATAGTGGTGGCTTCTTCTTTATTTGCAATTGGCAATTCCACACTATCTCTAAATCAGTCAAACTTACATAACCAGTTGATGAATTATATTTCAGAATCCTTCTTAGCGTTTAATCTTTGAACATCCTACTTTACTATAATTTGTTATGGTAATCTTTCAAAGCTTTGCATTACAAGCATCGACTTGGGGATGCACACAATGTGTAATTTGCAAGTCCTCCCAAAGTTCATTTTAGACACATCCCATACTCCGATACTCGTTTTGCAAAGAAAACAATGGGGAAAAGTGGGGACACAATCTGATTACGTATTTGGGTCACGGTCAGTGTAATATTCAGCCATCGATTCAATCAcatgcaaattgcaatgcaGGTGTGGTCTCCAACGCCAACAGGGTAAGCAATTTACAGCTTAGATTTGGAAGCATTGCAGTTCATTGCAACAATATATAATGCAATGTAGCATGTCAATTCATACTTGCTTACCAAAAAATAACAAGCACAGATCACACATTTAGTCATTTCGAATACTGTTCACAAGATCCAGCATACATGGAAAAGGGATCCAGGGCTTATATCTGCTTTATGTAGACTTCATAATTGTTGAAGAAAGACCATCTGTGACTAGAAGTAACTTGGAGGGAGCACAAATTATCTGAGGCCAATCAAAAAATTTCCGTCACTTCACTTAGCCTTTGGTAATGCCACAGATCTTGCTTGTAAGTTGAGGAAAATTCCcctgaaaaaaggaaaaaagcacAAGGCCAGACAGTTTGTCAATGAATCGGGAAATATTATCAGGAACCAAAAAACATCATggatattaatattatagaGAAAAGAGGAGATTAAGCTTATAGCCTGTACCAGCCAAAAGCGACCAAGCTGTGGAAGACCACACGGAGATGGAGAGGGACATACTGGTGATTTATCCAACCCAGAACAGGCCAGAACTGCATTTTCATCCGTCAAGGTTTAAAATGTGTTATGTTTCCTGATGAGGTGTTAGCATAAAAAATCACAATGGAGACAGAATTATACCGTCCATGATGTGTATTGCACTGACGGGTAGTCCttcttaattttattctttACATGCATCCAAGGTCTTCCTGCGTTTCACATCTTTTCTTAGACAATAAGCAGCAAAGTTCACAGAGGCTGTTACATTCATATCTGTCCCACATGCTAACATGCCTCTTTTAGGCggattttctttgaaaatttcaGAGTTGTTTGactaaaaatattataatccCAAAGCTTAGATCTTAATCAAATTTAAGGGCTGAGAGGAACTACTGCATTCCAACTGTATTTCTCACATGCCAACAtttcaaacattaaaaattgatgatCACAAGTTTTGACATATTATGTACTTACCCTCCACAACCAAGCCATAGTAAAGCATGAAAAGCAAGTTATTCCAAGGAGAAGATGTCAACTGTTCCACCAGCACCTGAAATAAGTTGATTAGAAATTTTAGAACGACCAATAAAATCTTCTTTATGAGCACAATGTTTTTGGTttaagaagaggaagagatcAGAAGTTATGGCACTTAAATAACAATGGCTATAATTAATATGAAGTGTAGGAACCCATGACTCGAACTTCTGCAGCCATGTGGGGTTTCAATAGCTGGGGGAAAAGTCACTTCTTTTTACCATGgatttctcaaccaaaaacCAGAGCGTGTGAAGGCAAGTAGAGTAGCCTTACCTTCTTGGCTACTGTTTTTGAATCCTTCTTCCccttgaaaatcttatcaaGTATTAAATGCAGGAAATGCCCAAATGGTCCAAGATAAACAGCTCCAAAAAGCTGCATGCAGAAATGCAAGGTTATAATAGACAACACATGTAATATTACTTGTACACATCAAAATTGACATATTAGCAATAGACATGTGTGCATATAtagcaaaaaaattaaaccttCTTTCCTTCAGCACATTAATACTTTTAGGGCCAAGCAAATAGAGTCATGATGATCCACCCAAACTTCTTACAGAATCTTCTCAGAAAAACAAGAACGTACACATCACCCAATAATGATTGTAATTATGACTGCATAATGAGTTTTAGTCATTATCCCTGACAACCATGCTGTATATTTTGCACTTTACTGGGATATTTTCTGTTTGCTACATTAGTTTGTAAAAAGGGTTagtgatattatcttctttaACTGCATGCCTTAATCCAAAAACCCAGGTCAGAGGTGTGTGTGATATGCAGGGTGAGGTTTTAGGCATCCACCTGATTGAAATGTCATCCAGTGTAATCATGTTCATAAGTGTTACGTTGGTCTTTCAGACCAAATCTAGCTGAGAACTTATTCTAATTAAGGTTGAGCAATGGCTATGAGTTTGGCCAAATgaaatgtgtgtgtgtgtggcaATGATCAAATAGAAACAGCATCATTTAGCTACAGTAGGGAATTGGGTTCTTTCCATTCATTTAGCTCAACTGCTTAGCATCCAATTatatagaagaaagaaaaacacagTTGCGAGCGCACGCAAATCAAATATACAAATCCTTTATGTAATTGGAAAACcaagaaaccaaaataaaattttaccACTTTGAGAAGCAGCCGTCTTAACTGAAGTTTCTGGATGCCGGTGAGCTTCTGAGACACTATGTCACTGATCGCTGACAAAACCCCAGCTGTAATTGCCTGTTTGAAAAAGAAACGAAGGTATCACCAAAAATTCCCAATTAACAGCATTTGATGGCTAGGATAGAGAGACTAAATTAGCACAAGTACCAGTAATAATTGAGTTTAAAAGACAATATCTTTGAAAACCCAGACGAGAAAACAATCTAAAACTATAAAGAAAATCCTTTCTTTTGGCTTTGTTCCCCAAACTTTCTGGGCAACTAAGCGAGCAGGAGTTTAAACGGAAAACAGAGGAAATCAAGGTAACCCCATCACAAAATTGGACTGAAACAACAGAAGTGAGATTAACAGAGACATGGGATTTGACCTTAGTTCTGAGAGGATGATGCTGAAGCTGAAGCAAGTACTGCTGCAACCCCTTCTTTGCAATCGACCCCATGCTTTTCCTTGATACAAGTCTTCCAATTCTTGAGAGGAACTAACTGTTCGCGCTTTTCAGTTTatagttttgagtgaaatatCTCTGAGGCATTTAACTGTAGCTCAAGACTGTCAAGCAGAGattttgtttgtattgtaTGGGTCCCTCCATGGCTGTGCCGGAACGGAGTGCCCAATTATCAGGGGAGAGTATCTTTTGGATTACTTCGCATATATTCTCCTTTTACGGTTTTACCAATCACAAGCAAGCAGACCTTTCCTTCCTTTCAGGAACGGGTTCCGAATATAAAGTTGACATAGTAAAGTTGACATTGACATATGGGTTTGAAGATTTTCAGgtggaaaattgaaaagtcAATTTAATCCGATCAAAATTGGAAACGCTCAAACCCTCATGGCGTCAAACCAAGCctaaaaatgtttttttattattaattctttttaaaaaatacaacaacaatctaaattattctaaattaatctaatttactAAAAATGAGACTTCAACTTGACTGCAATGGGGCGAGCTCACCACCCTTAAAAATTTGCCTAACTCACGTATTCAAGCCTAAACCTGCTTTACCTTGCACAATTTGGTTTactattttattacattttgttttgttatattaTGTGTGATTTGTGTGTAATATACAATgctagaaaacaaaaattattactGCTTTAAGTTACTCATCAACTTCATTTATTTCTGACAATGAAAAGATGTTAACATGGTATTTGGTGACCTGTATTTTTGTGAAATAATTGTGATATTATAATGATATAAGATGATCCTTACAAATTGAGTCttgaaaatgatatatatttttttaaagagcaACTCCTTTCAACATATTTTAAAGCACTAATAGAAGCAACCCCACTATTGATTCAAGTGACAAGGATCGGAATGGTACAAGTgtaccaaaaaagaaagaccaaacatttagaaaattataatataatgtTGAGGTTTGAAAACTAgtagtttgaaaaaaaaaaaaaaaaaatactcagTCCATCTTTAAAACCCAGTGAAGAGACCACTTCAATCAAATAGGAGGTCACAAAACTTGCAAGTTGCTAGCAGCTTATTAAATTGTTGACAAGGTGAAGTACCACGTAGGGTTTCGCTCTTGCATGTttgcatgagagagagagtgtgtgtgaaGCCTTAGTGGACCAAATCTTGAACagagaaaatttaaaataagggAATGGGTCAGGCTGCAGGTCAGCCAATGGGCTGAGTCTACTTTGCCCGTTCAAGCCGGTCAACATTTTCCAAGTCTGACCTCTTCCTTTCATTCAGTTTCAGCTGTCCTTCCCCGCTATAAATAACACCAAATTGGACCTTCTattttcatctcaaactcttCTCTCCTcctacaacaacaacaacaacaacaacagcaacaaaggcaccaaagagaaaaactcaGATCCCCTCTTATTTCAATACTCTAATTACTTCACAACCAAAGAGATccaagaaaacccaacaagTTAAATGGCTTCCTTGCAAACTTCaactctcattttctcttcttctttttcttcttcatcctgTTCTTCTTCAAGGAGATCAAATATCAATGCTGCTATCCATGTCCCCAAGCTCCCAAGAGTCCGCTTCGCAGTCCCAGAAACAGCAACAAAGCTAGTTCTTGAGGGGCTTCAATTGAGGGAACCAAAACATATCCTTGATAATGATTCATACAATAACCATTCTGCCACTCCAGCAACTCCTACAGCTGCTACAACTCAGCTCTATGCAATCTTAGAAGCCGTAGCAGACAGAGTTGAGATGCACAACAACATTCGCGAGTGGCGCGACAACTGGAACACGCTTCTTCTCAACTCCATCAACATGATCACTCTCTCAGCTTCACTCATGGCTGGAATTGCAGGCACTGCAGCGGGTGCTGGAGTGTCCGTTTCGGCCTTGAACATCTCCTCCACTCTTTTGTTCTCTGCAGCCTCCGGAATGCTTCTTGTGATGAACAAGTTCCAGCCTTCGCAGCTCGCTGAGGAACAGCGCAATGCCACAAGATTGTTCAAGCAGCTCCAGATCCAAATCCAAACCATGCTTGCTCTTCATGAACCTACTGAACAAGATGTGAAGGACACTATGGAGAAGGTCTTGGCACTTGACAAAGCTTACCCACTTCCTTTGCTTGGAGCCATGCTTGAAAAGTTCCCTAAAAAATTTGAGCCAGCTGTTTGGTGGCCTAAAAATATTCAATCTCAAAAGCCAAGCAAACCCAACTCCCAGATGGGAAAGATTAATGGGTGGAGTGCTGAACTTGAAGAGGAAATGAGGGAAATTATTGAAGTGGTGAAGACGAAAGACATAGAAGACTATGAGAGACTGGGGAGCTTGGTGTTGAAGATCAACAAGATTTTGGCAATCTCAGGCCCTTTGCTAACTGGGGTTGCAGCCATTGGCTCTGCTTTTGTGGGCCATGGGTCAGCTAGTGCCATAGTGGCAGTGGCTGCAGGGTCATTGGCTAGCGCAGTTAATGCTTTTCAGCATGGTGGGCAAATTGGGATGGTGTTTGAGATGTATAGGAACTGCGCTGGCTTCTTCAACAAATTGGAGGATACAATTCAAGCCACGCTTGAAGAACAAGATttggagaaaagagaaaatggggaGTTGTTTGAAATGAAGGTTGCTGTGCAATTGGGAAGAAGCTCGGATCAGCTTAGAGAACTTGCATCAAAATCAGCTTCATCTCGTCTCGAGGGAACATCCCTAGATGAATTTGGTTGCAAGCTTTTCTAAGTAGTTCATCAAATGTTGTACAAACAGAAATAGGAAAATTCCTATGattctttggttctttttagAATGTAACAATAGATTCTTCGTACAATAATGTAACATAGAAGAACTAATGTTAACACAAATTTTTCACACTACAATATTCGCAGAAGaatgtgtttgatttttttgtttctgcaTCATTTGCTGTCATGCATGACATAGAAACATTtagtcttttgtttttttatctATCTAATTAAGCTTTGTTAAGTGTTTAAACAACCGTGTTCTGAGAGTCATTGACTTTTTAGACATAATTTATGTCCTTAGTTTAAAGGGAGGGAGTTGTGAATTTAGTAgttgaacaaaataaagttGTTTATAGCATTTTGgaatatttttatcatcaaaacaagaagaaactGGTCTGGATTGGATGGCTTAGATTCACCGGAAATGTTGACTCTGAGACAATGTCTTACCATTGCATGGTTGGACTTGGCCCTGTAGCTGGGAGTCGCTCATAATGGGGTAAGAAGACATTGCGGTCAATCTAGTTCTCCCTAATAAATGTGTTCAGTCTTTTTCTAGGTTGTAATTTACGTCAGACTGATCTGTCCCGTCGATTATTATAACATGGTCAATCACATGTTG of Prunus dulcis chromosome 4, ALMONDv2, whole genome shotgun sequence contains these proteins:
- the LOC117624125 gene encoding probable F-box protein At4g22030; translated protein: MATFQVSSIFCLMGSPDQMRFPKGGAIKATTNNAPKFQVSPISLPKLPSRSLVDNLDITSNGYKIPSNNSVNHSDDPMVTSKLYAIMEAIADRVEMHKNIGAQRDNWNHLLLMSINAITLAAATMAGIAATTCAVTTGARAPFMALKLSSTILYVAATGMLVVMNKIQPSQLAEEQRYAARLFKQLHAQIQTTLSLHSENTMVDVNEAMEKVLALDRAYPLPLLGEMLDKFPKTVEPTIWWPKQNHRRAQGAEGKLIDGNGWSQKLEEEMIEVVGVLKSKDVPEYLKLTEKALKINRVMAISGPTLTGLAALGSAFVGSSGTYGVWGVMAGVICGALASVVNTLEHGGQVGMVVEMYRSNAGFFRLMQETIESNVKEKQVERRENGQVFEIKVALQLGRSLSELKHLAVFSEKFASKLF
- the LOC117624809 gene encoding peroxisomal membrane protein PMP22-like isoform X2, whose amino-acid sequence is MGSIAKKGLQQYLLQLQHHPLRTKAITAGVLSAISDIVSQKLTGIQKLQLRRLLLKVVLVEQLTSSPWNNLLFMLYYGLVVEGRPWMHVKNKIKKDYPSVQYTSWTFWPVLGWINHQYVPLHLRVVFHSLVAFGWGIFLNLQARSVALPKAK
- the LOC117624809 gene encoding peroxisomal membrane protein PMP22-like isoform X1, which codes for MGSIAKKGLQQYLLQLQHHPLRTKAITAGVLSAISDIVSQKLTGIQKLQLRRLLLKVLFGAVYLGPFGHFLHLILDKIFKGKKDSKTVAKKVLVEQLTSSPWNNLLFMLYYGLVVEGRPWMHVKNKIKKDYPSVQYTSWTFWPVLGWINHQYVPLHLRVVFHSLVAFGWGIFLNLQARSVALPKAK
- the LOC117626321 gene encoding probable F-box protein At4g22030, which encodes MASLQTSTLIFSSSFSSSSCSSSRRSNINAAIHVPKLPRVRFAVPETATKLVLEGLQLREPKHILDNDSYNNHSATPATPTAATTQLYAILEAVADRVEMHNNIREWRDNWNTLLLNSINMITLSASLMAGIAGTAAGAGVSVSALNISSTLLFSAASGMLLVMNKFQPSQLAEEQRNATRLFKQLQIQIQTMLALHEPTEQDVKDTMEKVLALDKAYPLPLLGAMLEKFPKKFEPAVWWPKNIQSQKPSKPNSQMGKINGWSAELEEEMREIIEVVKTKDIEDYERLGSLVLKINKILAISGPLLTGVAAIGSAFVGHGSASAIVAVAAGSLASAVNAFQHGGQIGMVFEMYRNCAGFFNKLEDTIQATLEEQDLEKRENGELFEMKVAVQLGRSSDQLRELASKSASSRLEGTSLDEFGCKLF